From the Cloeon dipterum chromosome 4, ieCloDipt1.1, whole genome shotgun sequence genome, the window TGTGTGTGCAGAAAGCACGATAAAGATATAAAatcccaattttaatttttctatgggcagCAGAAAGCTCAAAATTGGTTTGCACACCGGCAGCATGTATGTGGATGCTGCGGATATGCAAAGATCACGATCCGAGTCGATCCGCGGAAAAATTggcgaattttccatttttgcgtGTTGCACTGATGGCTGAAGTGCTAAAAACCATgttgttcaattttcaaaatgaacccGCGGTCAGAGTATCTATAGGATCGGGTCGTGATTGGTATCAAAATGTTCGCGGATAGATTGGTCGTCCAACGACCGAGTGTTTTACGCGACTTTTTGTCCCGGAAAAAGCTACGGCCGGTGGAAGTCGAAAAATGTCGAAAAATAGGGGGAAATTCGCGAATTTGCCAGCGCCGTAGCGGAAAATCTAAGCTTTCAGATAACCTTCAGTAAACCTCTCTGAGAATGAAGTTCACCCCTTGCTTAGCTCACACGGCTATGcgtcatatttttcatttgcttggttcattgcgaaaaaaaatccgaaaaatattggattttcgaaaaatttggcTGAAAAAGTTTGCCACCCGGGTTTGGCGGCGACCGGGGCCGAATTGGCGATTTTTTACCCAGGAAGATAAAgatgcgatttttttatttttttcaaatgccatttataaaacaattttgggcACTACTATTTTTAGGCAACATCTTGTTACATCGCATGTCTTTAACGGAGAAACATGCCGAATAGAGAAccaaataacaataattttatatcataGCGCATGCAGAATATCTTACCTGCATTAAGGGGCTCCTGGTCCACATTTCAGCCATTATGCATCCAGCTCCCCACAGGTCCACAGGAGAACCGTAATTTTGGTCTCCGAGAAGCAGTTCAGGAGGGCGATACCATAAGGTCACTACACGATTTGTGTATCTGGGAGGGAAATTTGCTTTGTTAAGAGTAATTAATGCTAGTGGTACGAATATTACCTATTTTCTTGTCCAGTTTTGGGAGCATTGAACGGTCTAGCCAAACCAAAACTGGCCAATTTTAGAATGCCTTTGTTGTTCAAAAGAATATTGGCAGTCTTTACATCTCTATGCAGtatctggaaaataaatcacattttatgtTGTTTTGAATACGTCTGTAGAGGAAAAACTGCGCATAGCTCAACACCCAAACTCGTTTCCCTTGTtgaagaaaagggcaacaatcaattcaacaATGAAAGTTTTGGTGTTTGTTAagcgatgcgcaatttctGTACTTCCAGAATGGATACAAAGAGGGGAACTTTCTGATTTTTACCTTGTTGCTGTGGATGTAATAAAGGCCATTCAACAACTGTTGCatcaccatttttatttcgcccAAGCTAAATTTGACGTTGACATTTGAGAGAAGACCAGCAAGGTCATGCTCGCAAAACTCAAAAACATAGTAGAAATTAGTGATGTATTTGTTTTCTCGAGATGCTGAAAGAGCAGGAACAAATGACAACAAATACTTGAAAGAGTGTTGAGTAAATACGTACGTTTTGTGCGGCATACCTCGATGAGATCCACAACATTCTCGTGCTTGAGATTTTGCAGGATTTTCAGCTCTCTCAAGGCCGTGATTGGGTACTGCAAGAATAACAAGATGATAGCATGAAGTACCACAAATTCAATCGCCtgtaaaattgcgcatcgcaCAACACCTTAACTCAATTTTCTTCATTGCAGGAAAAGATCAAGCATCAATCGATTCATCATTAACAATTAGTTTGTGGTGCAATGCACAATTTGATCTCCACCAGGGGGTATCGCCAGAATTTTACACCAAGGCTAAGTGCATGCAAAcgtgaatttccttgttgcaagaaaaggtgaACAATCTAtttgacagtgaaaatttgagtgtttgttgaacgttgcgcaattttaccaggaccaggacgaaattaAGGACTGATCACCACTAAAAGGCTTTCTATCTATACACTCTgatgctgaaattaatttaatatttgaaacccaaaattttcaagcccGTATTTAACATGTTCACTTTGCTAACTTGGATAAAAAAACCATCCAAGGGCTGCTCTTAAAGGAACACCAAATGTCAAGGTACTCTCTACACCCCACACAAGAGGACTCACGCTTTCCGATCACTCACACTTGTTGCTCTGATGGGAAAGAATCATAATACCCTTCCCAGAGAGAAGTGTGCGTTGGTCGAAAAGTGTGTCTTCCATTCCACATTCACAAAAATGatccaattcaaaataaaaatggcacaAAAATAGTTCCTTACTCCTTCTTTCTCATTCTCCATCAGCACCTTTTTTAGAGCCACAAATTTCAGCGGGTTTTTCCTGTCTCTTGCCTTAAAGACTTCactgaaatagaaaattaattcaaatttactatGGTATTTGAGAAACCACTCAACTAACCTAAAGGTCCCCTGTCCGATTTTGGCGACCTTTTCGTATTTCTCCACGTCATCACAATATGGGAATTTGCAGTTCTCcatgtatttttctttgtccTTCATTTGACAGAGCAATCCTGACGCTATAAGTGGGTCATCGCTACTGGAAGAGCTAGAGGAACTGGAGGAGCCGGACGGGCGTCCACTGCTGGTGCTGGCACTAGTAGAAGCCATTTCTCaaagttgaaatattatttctcctTCGCGATTCTCAAGCTCAGCTGTGAGGGTGTAAAAAGGTCTTCCTGTGTACACATGCATACATAAAAACATTGACGGTTGACGTTATAGCATACCAAGGCATAAAACAAtcataatggaaaatttatagtttctgctgggttacacatctcgccataTTGTACCAAACATTTTTCCTGTAAAAGCAGGATTAAATTTGGTGTAATATATGGGAATAAAACTGTAAAACGTCctaaaatttggatttataCTGCACTAAACGCCAGATCATCTAGACGCGCGGATCCCTGATTTTTCACTTAACGGGATCTAtacaaaaagaattaaaattggttaaaaccCTCTAAACATGATATAAGAATTGGATAAAACTTAGTATTAAGCAAACTGTGTGCGAGAGTCTAAAACACACGTACCACACTGCTCAGCGCGCAGTGTGTAAGTGATATATGTGCTAATCTAGCACTTCACGTGTATTATGAAATGGCATTCCGGATAGGCAGCTACGCTCCTATCTGAACCCTGACCGGCCTACCCTGgcatattttccataaaaaacatttatatcgAGTTTATACttcagagagtaaaaatatgtaatggAATTATCTAGGCATTGACAGTTTCACACTCTTAAATTTATCGGAACAGctataaataaagaaataatttctctaGTGCGTTAACCCCGAGCAAGGAGGATGTCTGTAGCTTCTTGATTTTTCACGCACCCCCAGCATCGCGCCAGTCAATACATTATTGTcaaagcacacaaaagcgatcggctgcaaaggaaaagtttgacctgcgagcgacttttttaattgtgaagcagCGCGTCCCCTGTTATGCACAGCCTAAATATGTGTACGGGCTAAACACCCTCGGAGGGTGCTGCGTTGCAAGCTCGTCTCGCGGTCACAGTTGAAGCGAGCGACAGGCAACAACTATATATGTGACTCGCGGCAATCGTgcccaaagtaaaattttcagaatttaattaactaagagCAGACTCGATTGACGTGTTATTATCTTGATatcaacacacattttaaata encodes:
- the LOC135942450 gene encoding LOW QUALITY PROTEIN: cyclin-dependent kinase 9-like (The sequence of the model RefSeq protein was modified relative to this genomic sequence to represent the inferred CDS: substituted 1 base at 1 genomic stop codon) yields the protein MASTSASTSSGRPSGSSSSSSSSSSDDPLIASGLLCQMKDKEKYMENCKFPYCDDVEKYEKVAKIGQGTFSEVFKARDRKNPLKFVALKKVLMENEKEGYPITALRELKILQNLKHENVVDLIEVCRTKPSRENKYITNFYYVFEFCEHDLAGLLSNVNVKFSLGEIKMVMQQLLNGLYYIHSNKILHRDVKTANILLNNKGILKLASFGLARPFNAPKTGQENRYTNRVVTLWYRPPELLLGDQNYGSPVDLWGAGCIMAEMWTRSPLMQGNTEIQQLTLICQLCGSITTDVWPGVESLELFNNFELPSGQKRMIIERLKPFVKDPYACDLLDKLLMLDPKKRVDCNVALNHDFFWTDPFPTDLSNMLAQHTHSMFXYLAPPRRPAPSQQRAQAKPSFLHSYQDRVF